The genomic window ATATGGGATTGAATACCGAAACGCATTTGGTGGAAGCAGAGCATATCGGAGAGGCTCTAATCGACTATGCCGAGCAGCACGGTTGCGACCTGATGATGACCGGCGATAGCGACAGCGGCTTGCTGACTCGGGTCTTCTTGGGCAGCACCTCGCGATATGTACTGCGGCACGCTCAGTGCAGCGTGATGATCGTGCGAGACAAGTCGGACCGTCAAGCGGCCAAACGCGCCGTGGCGGAACAAAGTCAACAGGGTTCGGTAGGCGTGTAGCGAGCCACAATCCCCCGTAGCTACCGTCGCCAGACGGTGGGACAGAGACGGAAGCGGCCCCACGCTCTGGCGAGCGTAGCCACGTTGGGCGCAGTCGTCGCTACAAGGTTGCTTTTGGGTGCCGTTTTCGCCACGTCCATTTGTGCAGTTCCATCACCGGCAGGATGGTTAGCGCCAATAGAATCAGCAAGCCCCAGTTGTTCAGGGAAATCGGTTCGGCGCCCAACAGCGACTGCCCGAAACCGCTGTGCATGGCGGCGAAGTGGATCAGAAAGGCCACGACCGCCCCGGTCAACAACACGGGGCTGCGAAACGGTGAGATGGCGAAGGCCGACTTGGTCTCCGAACGGCAATTGCCGACGTGAAAATTTTCGAACAGGACCATCAGCAGCAATAACAGGTTGCGGGTGGTGGCGGCGTCGTTCGGGCTGGCATCGGCGGGCAGGAACCAGCGGAACAGCCCAAAACCCACAATGCCCATCAGCAGTGCGGCGATCACCGTGCGTTCGATCATCAATTGATTAAAGATCGACTCGTCGGGCGAGCGAGGTTGCCGCTGCAGCACGCCGCCTTCATTGGGTTCCAACGCCAGGGCCACGTGTTGAATGCCGTTGGTGACCACATTCAGCCAGAGGATTTGCACCGGCAACAGGGGCAGGTATGGGGACCCCGTAGCCACCGCCAGGGTCATCAAAACCAACTCCGCCGCCCCGGTGGAAACCAGCAGATAGATCACCTTGCGGATGTTATCGTAGGCCACGCGTCCCTCTTCGATACCTGACACGATGGTGGCAAAATTGTCATCGCTGATCACCAGTTCGCCGGCTTCGCGGGCCACGTCGGTACCGCTTTTGCCCATCGCCACTCCGATGTTGGCGGCGCGCAGCGCGGGCGCGTCGTTGACACCATCGCCGGTGACGGCGACGAAGTGACCGGCTTGCTTGGCAGCTTCGACGATCTGCAGTTTTTGCCGCGGAGCGACACGAGCAAAAACGCGGATGCGGCGGACGATGTGGGCGAGCTCTGCGGGAGTGATGTTATCCAGATCGGCGCCGGTCAGCACGTGCTGTTCGGTATCGGCCAGCCCCAATTCACGAGCGATGGCCAGCGCCGTGACGCTGTGGTCGCCGGTGATCATGGAGACCTGCACGCCGGCTCGCTGACAATCCTGAATCGCGGCCTGCACGCCCGGGCGGAGCGGGTCCAGCATGGCGGTAAAGCCCAGAAACCGCAGGTTTTCCGGCGTGGGAGGCGGATCGGCGGAGGACAAATCGGGGGCTGTCTGACCGTCGGCAATGGCCAACACCCGATAGCCGCGGGCGGCCATCTCGATGGCTTGGGCTTCCAATGCCGTTTGATCTAAATCGCCGCCCTGAGCTGTGGAACACATCGCCAGCACGCGTTCCAACCCGCCTTTCACGAACACCGTCACGCCGCCGTTGTGGCGATGGTACGAAGCCGCAAATTGGTACTCCGGTTCAAACGGTATTTGATTGGCCTGAGCATACCGGTCCAGCATCGCTTCGCGGGTCAGGCCCAACTTGTATCCGCCGCACAGCAGCGCGATGTCCACGGCGTCGCCATGCCAGTGCCAGGACCCGTCGCGGCGATGCAAGTCGGCTTCGTTGCACAACACCGCGGCGCGGAACATGGCTTGCAAGGCTTCGTGCTCCTCCGCCTTGATGGCTCGACCGTCCAGCAACACATCGCCTTGCGGAGCGAAACCTTCGCCGCTGACCTGGAATGTTGTCCCGTCGGGCAGAGCGATTTCTCGCACCGTCAGTTCATTGCAGGTCAAGGTACCGGTTTTGTCGGTCGCGATCAGCGTACAACTGCCCAGCCCCTCGACCGCGGTCAACCGCCGGACAATCAATCCGCGACGGGCCATCCGGATGGTGGCGATGGCCAGGGCCACGGTCATGGCCACCGGCAAGCCTTCGGGGATCACCGAAACGGCCAGCGCCACGCCAAACAAAAACATTTCGGATATCTGGTAGCCCCCCAAGGCGACGCCCAACGTGCCGATCGAGGCGGCGGCGATCAGTACCGCCACCGCGATCGCCTTGGTGAAGCGTTCCATCCGCACCAACAGCGGTGGGCTGCCGCCAGTATCCGCCAAGACGTCCAGGGCCAGTTGACCGACGTTGGTGGCTTGACCGGTGGCCACCACCAAACCTTTGGCTCGGCCGCGGGTCACAATCGAACCGGCCTGGGCCATGTTGACGCGATCGGCCACCACGGTTTGTGGCTCGCACACCGCCGCCGCGTCTTTCACCACGGGCAATGATTCGCCAGTCAATAACGATTCGTCGACTTCCAGTGCATGAGCTTGCAACAGACGTAGGTCGGCCGGAACGCGATTGCCCGACTCCAACCAAACCACGTCACCGGGCACCACATCTTCGGCGTTCAGATCACGGACTTCCCCATTGCGACTGACCGTGGCCCGAATCTGCAACAGCTGCCGCAGCGCCAGACTACTCTGCTGGGCTTTCCATTCCTGGTAGGAACCGATCAGGGCGTTGAGCACCAGGACGCCGAGGATGAAGCCGGCGTCTTTGACGTCGCCCATGGCAACCGACACCACGGCGGCGATCGCCAAAATATAGATCAACGGGCTCTGGAACTGCCGCAATGCGATCATCCATAAGGGCGTCGGTGGCGGTTGTGGAAGCGTATTCTTGCCATAGTGAAGCAATCGCGATTCCGCTTCCGACTGCCGCAACCCGGCTGTATCCGCTGACAATTCCCTCGTTACCGCGTCCGCAGTGAGTGCGTGCCAGGCGGGCGGGGAGCAAGCTTGATCGTTCACGTCGGGCAAAACCTGTTGTGTTGAGTTAGGCATCTCACAAGGCTCCTTGCAATTCCGGTGCCTCGCAAACCGCAAGCGAGCGAGGAGGCCGCGGGCCTTGCATCTGGGGACGAGCGGAGCGGATACACCGGGCAGATTGTGGGCTGTGGTGAGCCATGCGGCGCGCCCGATTGTGCGTCATCGCACGCACCTCCCTCCTGGAACCGACAGGGAGGCTGCCGATGGGGCTGCCGTCTGCCGTTTATGGTTGTGCCCTTGCCGTTTGGGCGCGTGCCCATGAAAAGCGGTTGAGAGCGATGCGTTTGGTACAGACCTTGCGATTGGTAGTTGCGGTGAATGAAAACCGTTTCTTTTTTACAACATTGAAAGGCAGCACCATGAAGTGGTTGTCCTGCGTATCGCTGCTGAGCGTGGTATGGTTTGGCGGTTGCATGTCGGATCCTAAATCCGGCGAAGGGTTTTCGTTGCCCGATGGAAACGCCGAGCAGGGACGGGCCACCTTTACCAGGCTGCAGTGTCAGGCTTGCCACACCGTTTCGGGAGTCGAGTTTGAAGAGGCCGCCGGCGACGCTGCGGACCAGATGATCGCGTTAGGGGGCGAAACTACGCGGGTTCGCACCTATGGCGATCTGGTGACTTCGATCATCAATCCTTCCCACCGTTTCGCGACCGGGTACGAGGATGAGCAGATCAAGGCCGGCGAGGAATCCAGGATGCCGATCTACAACGACAAACTGACGGTCACCGAGTTAACGGATTTGGTTGCGTTTTTGCAGCAACACTACGAGCTGAAGACCTATCCGATCACACCTTACACGCCTTACTACCACTAGTGCTTTGGTCCGTTTCAAAACTAAGGTAGCCGATCTCGCCAGAGATTGGATCGAGGCGATGAAAAGGCCCAAAGTCTGGCTACGCTCGGCTACGGCCGGACCCTCCGATCCTGTGTTGACGCAGCACGCGTGCGGCGATCAGCTGTTTTCGATCATCCACTTCACGGCGTGGCGAATCAACGCCGGCATGTCGTCGACGCCCAGCTTCTCTTTCAAGCTGGCTCGGTAGGCCTCAATCGTCTTGGGGCTCAACTGCATCTGTCGGGCGATGGCTGCAGTGTTGAAGCCCCGGCCGATCAATTCGAAGGTTTGTAGCTCACGGTCGCTCAGACTATCGGCTCGTTGTTGAGCCTCCGTTTTTTTACCCTGAACTACGCGGTGCAGCATTGCATTTTTCATGCTGGGACTCAGGTAGATCTCGCCGCGTCGAACCGTTCGGATGGCGGTAATCAAATGATCGGAGGCTTCACGTTTGTGGACATACCCTACCGCTCCGGCACGCAACGCTCGCTCGGCGTAGACCTGCTCGTCGTACATCGACCAGACCAACATCCGGGTTTTGCATTTTTGAGCGTGGGCAAGCTTCACCAGTTCGATGCCATTGCCCGTCTTCAACGAGACATCCACGATGGCGATATGGGGCCGTTGCTCTGTGAGTAATTGCAGAGCCGTATCCATATCCTCGGCTTCGCCGCAGACGTAGAGATCCGGTTCAATTGCGATCCGGGCCTTCAGACCATCTCGTGTCGCGGGGTGATCATCGACGATCACGATCGTAATCATGCCTAGCCCCTCGCTGATTTTCAGTCGTTTTCCCCTTGCTAGACTCGGCAGCCGCGTTTGATCGACAGACTTTCAACCTACACTGTTAGCGGGTCTAATAACTCACAGTGGTGCATTTTGTGTGCCAAAACAGCACGGTGCGTCTAGATGGCGAAGCCCTTACCCCAGAGCTGCGATCAGGCGGACAAAGTCATGTGAGGACAGCATTCCCGCCAAGCGGCCCTCGGAGTCGACCACCGGCAGATGGTGAAGTTGGCTGCGACGCATAAGCGCTGCCGCGTGCCGGACCGTGGCCTCTGCGTCGACGGTCGTCACTACCTCGCTCATCACTTCGGTCGCCTTGTCGCTTCCCAATTTTCGTTGGATCAAATCGACGGCCCACAGGCAATCATCAAAGTGCGGGTAATCGCTATCCAACGTCTTGTCGGTCTCCAACACCACCTTCAACAGGTCCGACGCCGATACCATGCCCACCACCTGCTGCTCGCTGCCGACCACCACCAACGAGGAGATCCGCCCGGCCACCATCTTTTCAATCACATTGCGGACGGTGTCCGATTGGGCGACCGAAACCACCGGTGCGGTCATTACCGCTCGTACCGTGGTCGCCAAGCCATCGGGAAATGTATCGCTGCGATGTGAACCCATGGTTTCGTCCTCTTGCTGTTGGAGTTCCCGCATCATATCGCTAGAGAGTGTGCATATCCGCACGCAGTGCTCTCAGGGTCGCTGTGCTCTGTCCGCGGGCGGCGATATACGGGTTGGTCCATGAAAGAGCATAGGCCGTTCCGAAGTGGGAGGGACGCGATGAATTCAATGGGAAATTTCAAGCGGGGCGTTCTGATACGATGGGGCGGAGAAACAGGAAATCGGTCATGAATTCCCCTGGCATTGAACCGTCCGAAAAGCGTCCCAAGGTCCCTTCGCTGGTGTTGGTGACGCTGCAGTTTGGCACCGCCGCGGCCTTGGTGTTGAGTTCGTTCCGGGAGCTGCCCGAGCATCCGCTGGCGTTGGCGACGACGGTTGTGGGAGCTTTGACGGGGCTCTGGGCCGGCTGGCGTTTTGGCTGGCGAAAAATCACAGTCATGCCAGATCTGCGGCAGGATGCGAGCCTGATCACCGGCGGGCCTTACCGCTGGATCCGGCACCCGATGTACACGGCCGTGCTGTTGTTCACTGGCGGATTCGCCTCCGCGCCACTGCGGCTCTGGACGCTGGCGGTGTGGTTGATTTTGGCGGCCGTGGTCGCGGAGAAAACGCGTCGGGAAGAACGATTATTGCAGCAGCGGTTTTCCACCTATGCGGACTATCGCCGCCGGACCGGACGGTTCCTACCCAAACTCTTTCCCAAACTCTTTCCCAAACTCTTTCCCAAACTCTTTCCCAAACTCTTTCCCAAACTCTTTCCCAAACTCTTTCCCAAACTCTTTCCCAAACTCTTTCCCAAACTTTTCGTCAAACGCGACGACTGACCGGGAGGCCCTTCACAACTGGCTTACGGTCTGCACGGTATCGGGGATGTCTACCACTTTGGCTCTTTCGGCAGCGGTCAGCGGTTGTTGGCTGGCCAGTTGATGTTCCAATACCTGCAGATCGGCATCCGATGCATCGTCGTCCTGAGCCATGCGATCGGCAACACGTTGTCGCAGGGTATGCGGGTCGGCATGGCAGTCGAGAATGGCAAACGCCGCGCCATGCTTGCCGGCGGTCTCCCAGAAGGCTTGCCGCTGGTGTTGGCGTAAAAACGTGGCGTCGATGACCACGCTGTAGCCCGCGGCTAGAATTTTGCCGGCGATTTGCTGAAGCGTCTGATAGGTTTGGCGGTTTTCGGCTTCGCTGTACATCTTCTGCTGAAGTTCGGCGGACGGCCGTTCGCAGGGGGAAAGCCCAAAGCGTCGCTTGCGTTCGATGTCGCTCCGCAACCGAAAGGCCTCATGCCGCTGGACCACGTACTCGCTGA from Roseimaritima ulvae includes these protein-coding regions:
- a CDS encoding cation-translocating P-type ATPase, with amino-acid sequence MPNSTQQVLPDVNDQACSPPAWHALTADAVTRELSADTAGLRQSEAESRLLHYGKNTLPQPPPTPLWMIALRQFQSPLIYILAIAAVVSVAMGDVKDAGFILGVLVLNALIGSYQEWKAQQSSLALRQLLQIRATVSRNGEVRDLNAEDVVPGDVVWLESGNRVPADLRLLQAHALEVDESLLTGESLPVVKDAAAVCEPQTVVADRVNMAQAGSIVTRGRAKGLVVATGQATNVGQLALDVLADTGGSPPLLVRMERFTKAIAVAVLIAAASIGTLGVALGGYQISEMFLFGVALAVSVIPEGLPVAMTVALAIATIRMARRGLIVRRLTAVEGLGSCTLIATDKTGTLTCNELTVREIALPDGTTFQVSGEGFAPQGDVLLDGRAIKAEEHEALQAMFRAAVLCNEADLHRRDGSWHWHGDAVDIALLCGGYKLGLTREAMLDRYAQANQIPFEPEYQFAASYHRHNGGVTVFVKGGLERVLAMCSTAQGGDLDQTALEAQAIEMAARGYRVLAIADGQTAPDLSSADPPPTPENLRFLGFTAMLDPLRPGVQAAIQDCQRAGVQVSMITGDHSVTALAIARELGLADTEQHVLTGADLDNITPAELAHIVRRIRVFARVAPRQKLQIVEAAKQAGHFVAVTGDGVNDAPALRAANIGVAMGKSGTDVAREAGELVISDDNFATIVSGIEEGRVAYDNIRKVIYLLVSTGAAELVLMTLAVATGSPYLPLLPVQILWLNVVTNGIQHVALALEPNEGGVLQRQPRSPDESIFNQLMIERTVIAALLMGIVGFGLFRWFLPADASPNDAATTRNLLLLLMVLFENFHVGNCRSETKSAFAISPFRSPVLLTGAVVAFLIHFAAMHSGFGQSLLGAEPISLNNWGLLILLALTILPVMELHKWTWRKRHPKATL
- a CDS encoding c-type cytochrome; translation: MKWLSCVSLLSVVWFGGCMSDPKSGEGFSLPDGNAEQGRATFTRLQCQACHTVSGVEFEEAAGDAADQMIALGGETTRVRTYGDLVTSIINPSHRFATGYEDEQIKAGEESRMPIYNDKLTVTELTDLVAFLQQHYELKTYPITPYTPYYH
- a CDS encoding response regulator transcription factor, which translates into the protein MITIVIVDDHPATRDGLKARIAIEPDLYVCGEAEDMDTALQLLTEQRPHIAIVDVSLKTGNGIELVKLAHAQKCKTRMLVWSMYDEQVYAERALRAGAVGYVHKREASDHLITAIRTVRRGEIYLSPSMKNAMLHRVVQGKKTEAQQRADSLSDRELQTFELIGRGFNTAAIARQMQLSPKTIEAYRASLKEKLGVDDMPALIRHAVKWMIENS
- a CDS encoding CBS domain-containing protein; the protein is MGSHRSDTFPDGLATTVRAVMTAPVVSVAQSDTVRNVIEKMVAGRISSLVVVGSEQQVVGMVSASDLLKVVLETDKTLDSDYPHFDDCLWAVDLIQRKLGSDKATEVMSEVVTTVDAEATVRHAAALMRRSQLHHLPVVDSEGRLAGMLSSHDFVRLIAALG
- a CDS encoding methyltransferase family protein, yielding MNSPGIEPSEKRPKVPSLVLVTLQFGTAAALVLSSFRELPEHPLALATTVVGALTGLWAGWRFGWRKITVMPDLRQDASLITGGPYRWIRHPMYTAVLLFTGGFASAPLRLWTLAVWLILAAVVAEKTRREERLLQQRFSTYADYRRRTGRFLPKLFPKLFPKLFPKLFPKLFPKLFPKLFPKLFPKLFPKLFVKRDD